The nucleotide sequence CAGGTGGTGCATCGGCTTTGGCGGATATAACGCAGGCCTAATGCCCGGGGTTACGCTACCAGCCCGGCAGATGGCGCGGGTGGCCGGGTTTCTTTCTTAAGCGCTTATTCGTTTGCTTTGCCCCGTGCCCACTGCCTCCCAGCCCCCGCAACCTATTCAACTTCTCGATCTGCCCGCCCAGCATGCCCCCATCCGGGCCGAGCTGGAAGCCGTGCTACACTATTCGCTGGATGAATCGGCCTTCATTCAGGGGCCGGCCGTGCAGCAGTTTGCCCGGGAGCTGAGCCGCTACCTCGGCGGGCCGCACGTGGTGCCCTGCGCCAACGGCACCGACGCCCTGCAGCTGGCTTTGATGGCGCTGCGTCTGTCGCCCGGCGCCGAGGTCATCGTGCCGGCTTTCACCTACGTAGCCACGCTGGAAGCCGCCGCTGTGCTGGGGCTGGTGCCCGTGCCGGCCGACGTGCTGCCTGGCACCTTCAACCTCGATCCGCAGGCTGCCGCCGCGGCTATCACGCCTCGCACCGGAGCCATTGTGGCCGTGCATCTGTTTGGGCAGTGCGCCGACCTGCAGGCGCTGCGCAGCTTGGCCGACCAGCACGGCGTGGCGCTGATTGAAGACAACGCCCAAGCCATCGGGGCCACGTTCCAAACCAGCCGGGGCGAAACCTGGGTGGCCGGCACGGTGGGGGAGGTGGGCACCACCTCGTTTTTTCCCAGCAAAAACCTGGGCGGCTTCGGTGATGGCGGCGCGTTGTTTACCCGCGACGAAGCCCGCGCCACCTATCTGCGCCAGCTCGCCAACCACGGCCAGGACCGCAAGTACCACCACGCCCACATCGGCCTCAACTCCCGCCTCGATACGCTGCAGGCCGCGCTGCTGCGCGTGAAGCTGCCGCACCTGCCCGCCTGGACCGCCGCCCGCCAGTATGTGGCCGCCCGCTACGATGCCGCCCTGGCCGACGTGCCCGGCGTGGCGGTGCCAAACCGCGACCCACGCAGCACCCACGTCTTTCACCAATACACGCTTACTGTTGCCGAGGACGTGCCCGGCCGCCGTGACGCGCTGCAGCAGCATCTGGCGGCGCACGGCGTGCCCAGCGCCGTGTATTATCCGCTGCCCACGCACCTACAGCCGGCCTATGCCCACCTGGGCTACCGCGCCGGGCAGTTTCCGGTGGCCGAGCGGCTGTGCCGCACGGTGCTGTCGCTGCCGATTCATCCAACGCTTAGCGACGAGCAGGTAGCCTACATAGCGGCCGTGGTGCGGGCCGGCTATCATTCCGACGAAGGAGGAAGCTGAGTGGAAATCGTCTGGGTTCTACCTCAGATACTTCCTTTGTCAGAATGGCAATTGCGTACTGGCACTGTTTTTTCTTTTTGCCGTATAGACACCACTTTCCACGACTCCAGATTCTCTGATTTATGCGCCGTTCCTTCCTGACGCTGCTTCTGCCACTGGCCGGCGTAGCCGCCCTAACTACCGCCGCCATCAACAAACCCGCGCAGTTCAGCCTGTTCTCCATCCAGCAGGACATTGAGCTGGGTGCCCAGGTGGCCCGCCAGACCGACTCCACCTACCGCGCCAAAGGCCAGCTGATGGAGCGCAGCCGCAACGCCCGCGCCTATCAGCTGCTTGATGGCGTGGTGAAGCGCGTGCTCGACAACGGCAACCTGAAATACCGCACCCAATTCCCGTGGGATGTGCAAATCATCAAGGACGACCAGATCCAGAATGCCTTTGCTACCCCTGGCGGCCACATCTACGTGTACTCAGGCCTGATTAAGTTCCTGGATAATGAGAGCGAGCTGGCCGGCATCCTGGGCCACGAAATTGCCCACGCCGACCGTCGCCACAGCACCCAGATGCTGCAGAAGCAATATGGCACCAGCCTGCTGCTGGGCATCGTGCTTGGCAACCGTTCCAACAGCCAGCTGGTGCAGCTGGCGGCAGGCGTGGGCCAGCTCAAGTTCAGCCGCGACTACGAGCTGGACGCCGACAAATACTCCACCATCTACCTCAACGGCACCCGCTACTACGACTGCGACGGGGCCGCCGGCTTCTTCATTAAGGCTGAAAAGCAGGGGGGAGGCGGCACGCCCGAGTTCCTGAGCACCCACCCCAACCCCGGCTCGCGCATCACCAACATCCAGAAAAGCGCCCAGTCGCTGGGCTGCGCCAGCCGCTCGGTCAGCAACACTAATTTCACGGAGCTGAAGCGGCTGCTGTAAGGGCTGCTACCGTTTGCATCGGTATGAAAAGCCGGTTCCAGTGCCTCAGCAGGCCGGAACCGGCTTTTTGGCGTTTCTAAACAGCCCGTGGCAGTAGCGCGAGCTTTGTGGTTTGCGCCCGCGCGCCGGCAGAATTACCTGAATAGGGCAAACGGCGTGGGGGGGCGAACTACAAAGTTCGCGCTACTGGTGGCTGCGTGCCACGTGCCTGAAACGAGCGGCAGGATAGGCGCAGGAGAAACCCGCGTTTTTTCGGAGCTTGCCGAACATTCCCGTGCTCTGAACCCTGCTTGCCTTGGCTGATTCTTCTGCTGCCGTTCGTTTTGCCATTTGCGGCGTGGGCCACATCGGGCGCCGCCATGCCGCGTTGGTGGCGCGCCACCCCGGCGCCCAACTCGTGGCCCTCATCGACACAAACCCCGAAGTGCATTCAGAGCTGGCAGCCGAGTTTCCCGGCGTGCCGTTCTTCGTGTCCCTCGATGACTACCTGACCCATGGCCCCGCCGCCGACGTGCTGACCATTGCCACGCCCAACGGCCTGCACGCCCCGCAGGCGGTGCGCGGCCTGCGCGCCGGCTTGCACGTGGTGGTAGAAAAGCCGCT is from Hymenobacter yonginensis and encodes:
- a CDS encoding M48 family metalloprotease, whose translation is MRRSFLTLLLPLAGVAALTTAAINKPAQFSLFSIQQDIELGAQVARQTDSTYRAKGQLMERSRNARAYQLLDGVVKRVLDNGNLKYRTQFPWDVQIIKDDQIQNAFATPGGHIYVYSGLIKFLDNESELAGILGHEIAHADRRHSTQMLQKQYGTSLLLGIVLGNRSNSQLVQLAAGVGQLKFSRDYELDADKYSTIYLNGTRYYDCDGAAGFFIKAEKQGGGGTPEFLSTHPNPGSRITNIQKSAQSLGCASRSVSNTNFTELKRLL
- a CDS encoding DegT/DnrJ/EryC1/StrS family aminotransferase; the protein is MPTASQPPQPIQLLDLPAQHAPIRAELEAVLHYSLDESAFIQGPAVQQFARELSRYLGGPHVVPCANGTDALQLALMALRLSPGAEVIVPAFTYVATLEAAAVLGLVPVPADVLPGTFNLDPQAAAAAITPRTGAIVAVHLFGQCADLQALRSLADQHGVALIEDNAQAIGATFQTSRGETWVAGTVGEVGTTSFFPSKNLGGFGDGGALFTRDEARATYLRQLANHGQDRKYHHAHIGLNSRLDTLQAALLRVKLPHLPAWTAARQYVAARYDAALADVPGVAVPNRDPRSTHVFHQYTLTVAEDVPGRRDALQQHLAAHGVPSAVYYPLPTHLQPAYAHLGYRAGQFPVAERLCRTVLSLPIHPTLSDEQVAYIAAVVRAGYHSDEGGS